Sequence from the Macaca fascicularis isolate 582-1 chromosome 16, T2T-MFA8v1.1 genome:
cgcaccaaaaaaaaaaaaaaaaaaaaatagaaaaaataaaaaagatcttaGAACAGACAACACTTGGTTACTCATTAcacatttattgtacattttcacAATCTGGATGCGCCACAGAATTGggggcatggggtgggggaagaagggGGCAGGGGACACTGGGATAATATGGGGGGTCTAGAACACAGCACCCCCGCCCCCAGCATCTCTCCTACCCTTTCACACCACAGCTTAGATATCCCTGCTCCCCCTCCACACAGAAAACCTCAAGTGTGGGGGGAAGAAAGTTTGGGGGCCCCCTCCCGTGGCAGGTTAAGGGACTGTACCCTCAGACCCTTAAAATTGTgccatttaaaaagacaatagaCCCTTCCTCAATCACTTCACCCAATGAAAAGACAGCTCTCTCTGGGCTCAATAGCCCTGGAGAGGGGCAAGCATCCCCATATTCCAGCAAGTCCCATGCACACATTGGCAGTGACTAGTACCCCACCCTAAATTCGGGGGTGGGGGAAGTCAGAGGAGCTGGGAAGTGATGGGGGCAACACCCCCCAAATTGAGGAGGAGGGTTTTCAGTCCTGCCCCCAGCAGGGGTGAGGCCAGAGATTTCAGGCAGGAATTGGGGGGATTCTCTGCCCTGCCCCACTCCTCCCCAAGGCAGTGATGACCCCCCACACACTGGTAGCCACCCCTCCCAAAAGAGATCAATTGTGGCCAACCCCCAACTCTCCtagtgggaggaggaggtggatcAGGCAGATGGGAGGGAAACCCCATGGGAATGTCAGTTGAGTGCCCCACATGAAAACTGGGGAGCAGGAATGTGGGGAGAATCCCCAAGTGGCAGAATTATTGGTCCATCATAACATACTGAACTCCAAGACACTTACATAccagctgggggagggagagggtaCAAGAGGTTTGGAAAATGAGGGTAAGGGAGGCAAACTGGACTAGAAGAGCTAGGAAGAGGCAATGCTGGAGGACAGAGCAGCCTGGTCCCCCAAAAGCCCAGGCTCCCCACCATCTGCAAGTAATGTCGTGCAAATGAAAATGTGATACAAGGACTAATGGGGACTAACTCCtcagtaaaaaaagaaacaccagtTGAGAGAAGAGTGatggaacaaaaagaaatggaaagggaTGGCAGTATGTAATGATACGCTACTTAACATGCTGGACACTCCCAAAGACCTTGGGATTCTTAGGACCAAGTGGGGCCAGTCTCAGAGCCTCCCATTGGATGCAAACAAGATGCACCTAAGGAAGCCTGGAcagatgctttttgttttttgtggtctTTTTTGAGGGCGGGGCAGAGGGAGCATGAccgggagagggaggaggaaaggaaggccaGGGTGGGGGGAAGGATCAGCTAAATCtgagggaagaagaaggagaggagagggactATTGCATAGCAGATGCAAATGAAGGGACTTGGGGCTAgtcaggaagaaagggaaagggaaggcaggcaagagagaggagGTGAAGGGAACCTCAGGAAGGGGTGTTAAGGACAACCAGAAAAATCTTCTAGTAATAAAACTACAAACagaccaaatatatataatattatatatgtataaataacagCTGGCTATTTACAGGGggacacacacacggacacacacacgcACGGATCCAGGGAAGGGGGGCTGAAAGATATGGCTGAGAGGTGGAGGAACGGCTGAGGGTGGGGGGAGAGGCCCTTCTTTAGGCAGGGCAGACTCCTCAGGGATTTAAGTGCTGAAGTAAACTGTGGAGAGAGGGGAAGAAgatgaggaagagggagaggggagggagagagggagaaagaaagaaagcagtgtgtcaggcctggccctgctccaatcctccccactccccagctgGCTGGCACCCCTACCCCTCTCTTggactcagtttctccatctacaAAGCAAGGGGTTAGACAGGTAGGTTATGAGGTCCCTTCAGTTCCATGGTATGGCCTTGAGGCCACATACCCTAATCCTCTGAGCCTGAGGCCACAAGCTCTCAAATAATGGGGTGGTTGGCTTCCTGGTCATGTCTCAAGCCCCTGGgcctttcctttctcccactcCTCAATTCCAGGGCTCTCAGATTGGGCTCTTAGGCCCAAAGGGTCCTCAATGGATACACCaacttttatatttctaaatgttaACAAAACTGCCAAGAACCAGGCAAAATGCAGGCTAAATAACATCAAAGTTTTTGGCTCTAGGTGAATCAGAATTGCCATTAGCAGCTATATGTGTTTTTGGCTGAAGAGTAAAAACTAGGTTAATGACCTTCAAAACCCAGAATCCACTGGGGAAACCTCTCCAGGGAAAGGGCCCCGGCCATTGCCAGCCTACTCAcctatgatgatgatgaggatgatggcgCAAATCACTCCCAAGATGATCATCATCTGGGGGTGAGAGGAGAGGATCAGCGAGACTAACTATGATACCCCATTCACCCGCCAGTCCTCCTTCCTGTCCCCATCCTTACCTTGAGGTTTTTCCACCAGTATTTGCGCTTGAGCTTGGCTGCACTTGTTTCAAACTGGGAGGCCCCTGCCTGGAGTGCATCTGCACGGTCGTCCAGCTCCGACAGCTTCTGGTCCCGCTCCAGGACCTTGTCCACGTTCACCCTCATGATGTCCACCACCTGGGAGAAGGGCCCACGGGGCAAGGGGGTGTGCCAAGGCCCACCTCATGAGGGTAATCCTCAAACATGTGCCCACCGTGCCACACATGGAACATGCACCCTGATGCTGCCAGGTTAACATGCCAAGGACACACACAGTACATGCCTAGCACACCTGGGGACATGCAAGGAGCACACATCAGGGGATTACTGGTGACATCTCAGATATCATAGCAACACCCTCCCTCTATGGCGCCTCAGGCGCTCTGTCCATCACCAGAGCACACCTGCCTAGGCTGGCACACCCCAGGCTAGCAAAGCTGATTAACACCCCCAGCACCCTTCCAAGTGCGTGCTGACAGGGAGACACGGATGGGGCAAGGTATCTTTGTCCGCAAACCCACAGGCGTGAACTGTCATCACTCCCAAACCAACATGGGCCCCTACACCTAAACGCCAACCCCCAGGGTCCTTTCTACTGCTTTTGACTCCCCCCACACTCACCTCATCCACCTGGGCCTGGGTCTGCTGCAGTCTCCTGTTACTGGTGAGGTTTGGAGGGGGTGCAGGGGGGCCACCCTCCCCAGCCGGGGCGGCAGGGGGGGCCGTGGCAGCGGTAGCAGACCTGAGGAGCAGGGACGGATTAAGACCCAGGGCCTGCAGTCTCCCGGCCCTGCAGCCAGGGCTCCGcccatccacctgtccatccTCGTCCCTCCAGTCCTCCTTTTCGGGAGGAAGGCCACCCGATGGAAGCCCTGGTCCAGGTCCAGCCTCGCCACCGATGAGCTGCGTGACCTTGAGCGAGGCCTCCCCTCCCcccggcctcagtttccccgcCTGTCAAATGAGGGCGACCTCACAGATGTGATCGGGGTCGACCCGAAAAGACAGGCGGCCGCGGTGACAGGGGCGGGGCGCGGCAGGAGGACACAGGGTCCGCTCCTTCCTGCGGCCATCGCTCGAGCCGGCCAGCCCGAGACGCTGGGCTTCTCGGCCGCCCGCGCGCAGTCACCGGCTTGGGCCTGGCCCCGGGGCGCGGGGAACGCGGGAGAGACCCCGGGCACTCCCCACGGCCGGTTGCCAAGGGCGGCGGCCGGTGCAGGGAAGCGCGGTGAGGGTGGCGGGCGGCCGACTCACATGGTGGGGGCAGCGGGTGGAGGACTTGGCAGCAGCAGTGATGGCGGCGGCAACTCGCGCTGGCTCCGACTGGCGCTGGCTGCCCGGGACGGAAAGATGGCGGCCGCGCGTCACCCGCATCCGGGCACtgcgggcgggggcggggcgccGCGGGCGACGCGTCGGGAGCGGGGCCGCGGGGGCGGGGCGCTGCGGGACTGGGGTCGTGCCCGGCGGGACTGCGGGTCTGGCGCCACCGTGCCCCGGCAGCTCTCTGGGCACTCACGGGACCACCAGGCGGGTTGCTGCGGCTTCCCTAAACCCACCGTCACCCCGCCCTGTCTGAGCACAGCCTTCCACAGCCGCCCCCAAACCTCTTGCCACCTGCCCCTTAGGGCACACAGCAGCCTGGCCCCGCACCTAACCCCCAGACCACTCCCTGAATCGTGAACCCAATAAGCCAGCCTGCATCCCACACAGCCCAAGGTCTCGCCCCGCGCCCAGGTCCCAGCACCTAGCGACCCGCCTTCAGCACTGGGAATGGGCTGGGGTTGGGAAATCAGAGAGGGCCAGTACAGGCGCTGGGGCAATATCGAGAGCGGGGACCCTGCTGCTAGGGTGGAGGGGAGTGGAGGAGGTTGGTCTCAACCCATCACCCCGCTGGTGGATGTCTCAGAGGAAGCCTGCGATCCCAGGCCACTGGGTAGGAGGGTGGGAAGAAAAGATGAGGCAGGCTCTTCCTGCCGAAACAAGTCCCGGGGGTGGAGGACCGGGGAGTGTCTACAGGGTGTGAGGAGGGGGGTGCCCCGCCTCACGATTGAGGTTCAGACCAGGGGTACTTAACAGCTGGAGCAGGCCCGACTGAGGTGGGGTGAGCTGAAGACCCCGAGGAGGAGGGCACAAGGCAGCCGGGGCTGATGGGGGCAGGGGCTGCTTCACGTGGTGGCTGCTGACTGGCCAAGACCTAGCTTTGCCCCAGGCTTGGGTCAGCGACCCCAACTGCAGGAGAGGGCTCAGGCTTTGGTCCCAGGCACAGGGACCAAAaggcttttttctctctcatttttttttctttagtagtaGGCACAGTGGGTACAGTTTACAAGGTGCTGCTTTACATGCGTATTCGCCTCGCAGGTGTGACCTTGGACAGTTGCCGTCCTCTCTCTGGACCCCAAATACATTGCATATGTAGATACTAAATCCATATTCGTTAAATGGCTTGATGTGGATAACATGGAAGATTATCCCTATCTCCATTAGGCCCTCTAAGCACACCCAGAGGCTGTCTACACTCCCACCCAGCTTGTCAGAGAAGATGGGACCAGGGGAGCTGTCGCTCTGGTGGAGTGCAGGGGATCAAAGCAAGCCTCAAGGGTACAGGAGGCATTTTAGGCGAGGCCCTTTGAACCTGGGGTGGGGGTGCTTACTACATCCCTGGAAGGTGCAGGGAGGCTGATGGCCTTGATCTCTGAGACAAACAGGAACCAGCTTCGTCCCTCCCCCACCCTGGCTTCCCAGGGCCTCCGGGTGTGAGATACTCCCCCACTGCAGtgccccactccctccccacagAAGCCCGGGGACTGGCTCTGTCACCAGAGGTGTCATTTCCCAGCTGTCTGGGGGAGGTGAGTGAGCAGGGAATGTGTGTGCTGGGTGTGGGAACTCAGCCCAATCTAAGAGAAGATACTCTTGGCTTCCTCCCACTCAGAGGAGCAGCCGCATCCCTGATCCTTGTGCACTGACAGTCCCGGGTGGCTCAGCCTAtgtgatgagaaagaaaagagcagcTTCCATGGGGGTCTCAGATCATGCTATGGGATGCTGGCTCCTGCTTTTTGGTCTTGAGATGATTCTGCTTTCTAGTCAGAGAACAAAGATGCCAAATTCCAGCCTTTTAAGTTCAAAAGCTTCAGTGTCTGTCTGGTTATAAATAAGACAGGGAGGATTGGAAGAGGCAGGCACAGGAAGCCCTTCCGCCCCCAGTTGGACACCCTGCACTAACTGGGGGGAGCCTAGTGCAGGGCCAGGCAAGACATTTGATGCTGGTTTGGGGGTGATATGGAAGGGACAGAGCCCCAGATACACTGTCAAGGCCAGGGGTCGTGCTATTGCTATTGGATTGTGGGGGCGGCAGCAGCAGAGTAGAAATGAGGGCATGTGTGACCCACGCAGATGAGAGGCCCAGgaggattcatctcagagaggggGCTCTCACCCAGCAGCCcgttcccaccccaccccacctagGCTGTGGCTCAAAGGAACTCCCCAAGTTTAGATCaatggtggaggtgggggaaggagTGGGATGACAGTGTTCACCTGGAAGTGACTGAGAGAATGTGTTCTGCAGGCAGGTAGAATAGAGACCCAAATAGAGGGAAGTCAAACgatagaaaaataatgtatttgcgTAACTCAGATTTGGCTTCTTCATGTACCTGCTGTGGTAATTGACTGATGAATTTCTAGGGCACACCCCCAAGACTCATTCAAAGGATGTAGGGGCTCAAGGTGATTGTGATGTAGGCAACAGAGACCACACTTTCATAaaggctttcttttatttttaatttttatttattattatgtatttatttatatttgagacaaagtttcgcccttgctgcccaggctggagtgcaatggcgtgatctcggctcactgcaacctccacctcctgggttcaagtgattctcctgcctcagactcccaagtagctgggattacaggagtgcaccaccatgcctttctaattgttttgtacttttagtagagatgggatttcaccatgttggccaggctggtctcgaactcctgacctcaggtgatccacccaccttggcctcccaaggtgttgggattacaggcatgagccaccacgcccggccttattttgtaattttttttctcttcaattacTGGTTTAGAAGTTGGGATGAAAGGAGGCTGGGTCATGCCCACACTGACTCATGAACTCGCTCCATCCACATGAGTCAAACCTGACTGAACTTATAATTAATTTCAGAGGCCTGTGTGTCCCTCAGTGCAGCTTGTGAAGTAAAGGCCTTCTAATGAGTAATGGAAAGGCTAGCCCCCCACCATTGCAATCAGCTGTGACGTCTGGTGAACCCTCCAAGCCAGAAGGTTCTCAGAGCTGCCTGTCCAGCTCTGGGCTCCTGGAAGGAGGGGACACTCCAGGGACCCACTGTGTACCAGACAGTTGGCATGGATTGCCACGTGtgctcaattttttatttatttttgagacaaagtctcactcttttaccagactggagtgcagtggcgcgatctcggctcactgcaacctctgcctcctgggttcaagagattctcctgcctcagtctcctgagtgcctgggattacaggcgtccaccaccatgcctggctaatttttctatttttagtagagacaggattgtgccatgttggccaggctggtctcaaactcctgacttcaggtgatccgcccaccttggcctcccaaagtgctgagattacaggtgtgagccaccgcgcccagtcttttaaattagtttttttgagacagtctccctctgtcacccaagctggagtgcagtggcacaagcttggctcactgcaatctctgctgatttttctgtttttagtagagacagggttgcgccatgttggtcagactggtctcaaactcctgacttcaggtgatttgcccaccttggcctcccgaagtgctgggattacaggcgtgagccaatgcacccggtCAAGAATGTGTCTTTTTGTATTAAAGGATAATGTAAACACATAAATTGGtatctttttaatatgcaaaGTTCTCTCTGAACAAGTATCAAGCAGTGCCAGGAACGAGGCAGGCAAATGAACAATAAACGATGGTGAGCGCATAGCAGGCAGATAGACCGCTAATGGGAAGGTTGGGTTTGGGCAGGACCTACGTGCCCAGTATCCTGTAAGGACGGTCCTAGTTGGGCTGGCGAAGCACTGATCACTTGTTACTGGTTTGACCAGGGAACCAGCTCCTGTCATTGCAGCAGAGCAGGCCCAGGCCCCTGGCCACTGGGAAGCAGGACAGTGTGGGTGGTGGGGTGCCATATGCCAGAGCCCTATATGGGTGGGAGAAGACATAGGCAGATTACAGTCTCCTGGATTGGGTGCCTGAAAGGACTCCTGGTTCCAGTCCCTCACTCTCCAACCCTCCATTCATTAGAGATTCACCGGGTTTAACAAGCCCCTGTTTTGAAAGGGGGAGGAGTTCCCCTCCAGATAAAGAAGTTGTCAAGAACCCACatcttccttatttatttatttatttatttatttatttatttatttattttgagacagagtcttattctgtcccccaggccggAGTGCTATGGTGCCatcttccacctcccgggttcaaacagctctcctgcctcagcctcctgagtagctgggattacaggcgcctgccattaagcctggctgatttttgtatttttagtagagacggggtttcaccatgttgggcaggctggtcttgaactcctgacctcaggtgatccgcctgcctcggcctcccaaagtgctgggattacaggcatgagcaactgcgcctGGCTGACATTTTATTACCTTCCATATTATATGCCAAGCCTAGAGTCTGGCAGATAGcggtgttcaataaacatttgttgaattgagTCAACTGATTTGGCCTAACAGACAGGAGACTTGGGTTCTACTCCCAGCTCTCCCACTCTGCATGGTGTCCTGGAGCAAATGCCTTTCTCCTGgggcctcatttttctcatttgttaagtGAGGGCTCTTTCATTCTACAATGGCAGGCATTGTGCTGGTATCAGAAGTTacaataataaacacaaaaagagATTGTTAAAACAGCATGATCTTTGCTGTGATGGACTTAATGACCAAGACACTTGCCAACCCTCCTCAAACAGATTAAACCAAAAAGAAGAATCTTGTAACTAGAACACAGCTAGAAACAGCAGGATCCAGGTCCTCAAAAGATGCCATCGGGAATCTGCTTCTCTGTTCTTCAGCTATGCTTGCCTCTGGCATAGCTTCATTTCCACACAGGCAACATAAGCAGCTGCAGGCtcacatttgtttaaaatgttatagttatatatatatttatatctattttatagagatgggggtctcaccgtgttttccgggctggtctcaaactcctggcctcaagtaatcttccagccttggcctcccaaagtgctgggattacaggtgtgagctaccatgccccgCCCCAAAAAtgttatagtttttaaatttttatttgttttttcagagacatggtctcactctgtcacctaggagggagtggagtggcacaatcaaagctcactgcagcctcgaagtgatcctcctgggctcaagtgatcctcccaccttagcctcccaaatagctgggaccacaggcagagACCCCCACatccacatccagctaatttttaaaattttttatagagattaTGTTTGTCTCATAATGTTGCCTTGGCTGGTTTCACACTCcttgggctcaaacagtccttctgccttggcctcccaaagttctgggattacaagtgtgagccactgcacccaaccttgtatattaaacacacacatgtgcgcacgcgcacacacatatacacacacacacacacacacacaatttatgtTCAAAATATCAAAAGTTCAAAAGAGCACATGGAGAAAGTTTCTTCCCCACCCTGTATCCCTGCCACTCAATCTGCTTTCTCACAACAGCCAATACTTCCAGTTGCCTGCGCCTCCTTTCAGAGATGATCCATGCATATGTAAGCAATCATGCTTGTAGTTTTCCCCTTTTTTTACACCAATGTGTAAAAAACTACATGCACTTTTCTGCACCTTGCTTTTGTCACTTAATGTATCTTGCACATTGTTCCATTATACTGAATAAAATGCACTTTCTTCTGGtggcatagtattccacagtatggATGTATCAGAATGTAACCAATCTTCTACTGgcagacatttaggttgtttctagcCTTTTGCCAATACAAGCAAAGCTGCAAAAAATAACCTACACATTCCCCTTTCACCTGTGTGCAAATATGTAGGGCTAATTCTTAGATATGAAAATaccagtcaggtgtggtggctcacacctgtattcccagctacttgggaggctgcagtggtaTGGTCACTTTAACCTAGGATTtccaaggcttcagtgagccatgatcatatcactgcactccaac
This genomic interval carries:
- the VAMP2 gene encoding vesicle-associated membrane protein 2 is translated as MSATAATAPPAAPAGEGGPPAPPPNLTSNRRLQQTQAQVDEVVDIMRVNVDKVLERDQKLSELDDRADALQAGASQFETSAAKLKRKYWWKNLKMMIILGVICAIILIIIIVYFST